In uncultured Draconibacterium sp., one genomic interval encodes:
- a CDS encoding sugar nucleotide-binding protein — protein sequence MVESEDFVPGIYHYSNEGVASWYDFALAIFELSVVDCKVKPVLSENFPTPAKRPAYSVLNKAKIKGTYDLEVPYWRDSLKICIKHLERE from the coding sequence GTGGTCGAAAGTGAGGATTTTGTGCCGGGTATATATCATTACTCCAACGAAGGAGTAGCCAGCTGGTACGATTTTGCATTGGCAATTTTCGAACTCTCAGTAGTTGATTGTAAGGTTAAGCCTGTACTCTCGGAGAACTTTCCGACACCGGCAAAACGACCGGCTTACAGTGTGCTGAATAAAGCAAAAATAAAAGGAACTTATGACCTGGAAGTTCCGTATTGGCGTGATAGTTTAAAAATCTGTATAAAACATCTAGAAAGAGAATAA
- a CDS encoding sugar nucleotide-binding protein, whose amino-acid sequence MKILITGAYGQLGNELKVLSKNYPNWEFVFTDVDSLDITDEEQVKSYFADNNFKLVINCAAYTAVDKAESDYETAQKVNALAPKLLAKYSKAVGAKLIHVSTDYVFAGDAHLPYEETDSVAPNGAYGKTKLEGEQNCREENPETVIIRTAWLYSTFGNNFVKTMLRLGKERGELGVVFDQVGSPTNAADLAACYFEGGRK is encoded by the coding sequence ATGAAGATATTAATAACAGGCGCTTACGGACAACTGGGGAACGAATTAAAAGTACTCAGTAAAAATTACCCCAATTGGGAATTTGTTTTTACCGATGTCGATTCGTTGGATATTACCGATGAAGAACAGGTAAAAAGTTACTTTGCAGACAACAATTTTAAGCTGGTAATTAATTGTGCCGCTTACACTGCAGTTGACAAAGCCGAGTCGGATTATGAAACGGCGCAAAAAGTAAATGCTCTGGCACCAAAGCTTCTTGCAAAATATTCGAAAGCAGTCGGGGCAAAGCTGATTCATGTTTCAACTGATTATGTTTTTGCCGGCGATGCACATCTTCCTTACGAAGAGACTGATTCAGTTGCACCAAACGGAGCTTATGGAAAAACAAAGCTGGAAGGCGAACAAAATTGTCGGGAAGAGAATCCGGAAACGGTGATCATCAGAACGGCATGGTTGTATTCGACGTTCGGAAATAACTTTGTGAAAACAATGTTGCGCCTCGGCAAAGAAAGAGGTGAACTGGGCGTGGTTTTCGATCAGGTAGGATCGCCGACAAATGCCGCCGATTTAGCTGCATGCTATTTTGAAGGTGGTCGAAAGTGA
- the rfbC gene encoding dTDP-4-dehydrorhamnose 3,5-epimerase has product MNIVQTGIPGLVVIEPRVFEDDRGYFFETFQQERYREAGIERPFIQDNESQSTKGVVRGLHFQLGNAAQAKLVRVIQGSVFDVAVDLRKGSPTFGKWFGVDLNENNKKQLYVPRGFAHGFSVLSETAIFTYKCDNLYNREAESSINPFDKTLGIDWQVKEEDALVSEKDKNAPVFEKAQMNFVY; this is encoded by the coding sequence ATGAATATAGTACAGACAGGAATCCCCGGATTAGTTGTTATTGAGCCGCGGGTGTTTGAAGATGACAGAGGGTATTTTTTCGAAACTTTTCAGCAGGAGAGATACCGCGAAGCAGGAATTGAAAGACCATTTATACAAGATAATGAATCGCAATCGACAAAAGGAGTAGTGCGGGGTTTGCACTTTCAATTGGGCAATGCAGCACAGGCAAAACTGGTGCGCGTTATCCAGGGAAGTGTATTTGATGTAGCAGTTGATTTGCGTAAAGGATCGCCAACTTTTGGAAAGTGGTTTGGCGTGGATCTTAACGAAAATAATAAGAAACAGTTATATGTGCCGCGTGGTTTTGCTCACGGCTTCTCGGTTTTAAGCGAAACTGCTATTTTTACCTACAAATGCGATAACCTTTACAATCGTGAAGCCGAAAGCTCAATTAACCCGTTTGATAAAACATTGGGAATCGATTGGCAGGTAAAAGAAGAGGATGCCTTGGTTTCGGAGAAGGACAAAAATGCTCCGGTGTTTGAAAAGGCTCAAATGAATTTTGTGTATTAG